One Candidatus Omnitrophota bacterium DNA window includes the following coding sequences:
- a CDS encoding helix-turn-helix domain-containing protein, which yields MSRLMNIEELADYLRIQKQTIYNWLNQGKISGIKVGGVWRFDRKDIDDWLRSRRRNSKIGAMR from the coding sequence ATGTCAAGATTAATGAACATTGAGGAGTTGGCTGATTACCTGAGGATCCAGAAGCAGACGATCTATAACTGGCTTAATCAGGGCAAGATATCCGGGATCAAAGTCGGGGGAGTCTGGCGCTTTGACCGCAAGGATATCGATGATTGGCTGCGCAGCCGAAGAAGAAATTCTAAGATAGGAGCTATGCGATAA
- a CDS encoding biopolymer transporter ExbD has product MRFKRHLKLEKRLSLIEVAPLIDVVFLLLIFFMLSSNFTALSTTKLVLPGMVTGYTLGFHPAQIIIGSDGSVYLDGYRSGLEDLKAYLKEIAQRRSAVLIKAQQGAVFSEVIKIWDLCRDNGISRISIATDRE; this is encoded by the coding sequence ATGAGATTTAAAAGGCATTTAAAACTGGAAAAAAGGCTGAGTTTGATCGAGGTTGCGCCTTTGATCGATGTGGTATTCCTTCTTTTGATCTTTTTCATGCTCAGCTCGAATTTTACCGCGCTTTCAACGACGAAGTTGGTTTTGCCGGGTATGGTTACCGGATATACCCTGGGATTTCATCCTGCGCAGATAATCATAGGCTCTGACGGCAGTGTTTATCTGGACGGTTATCGATCCGGGTTAGAGGACTTAAAAGCATACCTTAAGGAAATAGCGCAGAGGAGATCCGCTGTTTTGATCAAGGCGCAGCAGGGCGCGGTATTTTCTGAAGTAATCAAGATCTGGGATCTTTGTCGGGATAACGGAATATCACGGATAAGCATAGCGACTGACCGCGAATGA
- a CDS encoding winged helix-turn-helix domain-containing protein: MITEIGIIAGEIWHFLDNNGEVPLNTLVKGISKPREEVLMSLGWLAREGHVVVRKCDGEYTAALRKNG, encoded by the coding sequence ATGATTACCGAAATAGGCATAATCGCCGGAGAGATATGGCATTTTCTGGATAATAACGGGGAGGTGCCGTTGAATACCCTGGTAAAAGGAATATCTAAACCCCGGGAAGAGGTGTTGATGAGCCTGGGATGGCTGGCCAGGGAAGGGCATGTTGTGGTCCGCAAGTGTGACGGCGAGTATACTGCGGCTTTAAGAAAAAACGGATAG